In one Tenebrio molitor chromosome Y, icTenMoli1.1, whole genome shotgun sequence genomic region, the following are encoded:
- the LOC138140587 gene encoding uncharacterized protein, producing MYRQASWSEALPLVLRGLRTTIKEDLEASPADLVYGTALQLPRDMIRTSTPASMDNQAPTPHFAEELRSQMNAIPYTASQTHGKNPVYLPRDLQQAKYVFVRVDAVRKPLQPLYDGPYKVLARNPKYFSLQIKNKRSNVSIDRLKPV from the coding sequence ATGTACCGTCAAGCCTCTTGGTCGGAAGCGCTGCCCCTAGTACTGAGAGGTCTCCGGACAACGATAAAAGAAGACCTCGAAGCTTCACCAGCCGACCTGGTCTACGGCACTGCATTGCAATTACCAAGAGACATGATCCGAACCAGCACGCCCGCTTCCATGGACAACCAAGCACCAACACCCCACTTTGCAGAGGAACTGCGGTCGCAGATGAACGCGATCCCGTATACGGCTTCACAGACACACGGCAAGAACCCAGTTTACCTCCCAAGAGACCTGCAGCAAGCCAAATACGTATTCGTCCGAGTCGACGCCGTGAGGAAGCCATTACAGCCTCTTTACGACGGTCCATACAAAGTGTTGGCAAGGAACCCTAAATATTTTTCGTTGCAGATCAAAAACAAACGCAGCAACGTCTCAATAGACAGGTTGAAGCCGGTGTAG